Proteins from a genomic interval of Rosa chinensis cultivar Old Blush chromosome 2, RchiOBHm-V2, whole genome shotgun sequence:
- the LOC112187869 gene encoding uncharacterized protein LOC112187869 → MEGKDLFLKLAQYRVRVNLNDSDRQKAEERTHLFIKRFPEWQRKAIILGIVRTTRSLLRPRYIDEELIRKFIEKMKEWKKLVVKDDDFEMMSGDEEEEEEEEETLLEEGEEEPTEQDRRVWSYLSSSLGFRMKPGEDVKIVRLMIPFLAQCCGRLPPEGPARCVHIKMFIHQFQTYIIKYCLSDLNDVEMLLDVIKAVESSPANPENKLKKNIPTKEEGIAAPMYLLKLERREYGDHSRKGPAEENLVANPIAIVQSAEGQESYEKSNESLQVNFAASDAGIDLATHSVGLDDNEKDGNCDGSGEFGDYSRKGPAEENLVATPIATVQSADHHENQIYPAANSHKGDDAGDYEKGVIEKCNKIGDAGFSTSNLCGDDKSKGVIEKCLLLQRS, encoded by the exons ATGGAGGGCAAAGACCTGTTTTTGAAGCTGGCACAATACCGGGTGCGGGTCAATCTTAACGATTCTGATCGGCAAAAGGCTGAGGAACGTACCCACCTCTTCATCAAAAGATTCCCTGAGTGGCAACGGAAAGCGATAATCCTTGGCATCGTCAGGACTACGAGAAGCCTCCTTAGACCTAGGTATATAGATGAGGAGCTTATTCGAAAATTTATTGAAAAAATGAAGGAGTGGAAGAAGCTGGTGgtgaaggatgatgatttcgAGATGATGTCgggggatgaggaggaggaggaggaggaggaggagacgctGTTGGAGGAGGGGGAAGAAGAACCGACAGAACAAGACAGGAGGGTGTGGTCGTACCTTTCCAGTAGCCTGGGATTCAGAATGAAGCCAGGAGAAGATGTCAAGATCGTCAGGCTGATGATTCCTTTCTTAGCCCAATGTTGTGGACGTCTTCCACCAGAAGGACCCGCGAGATGTGTCCACATCAAAATGTTCATACACCAGTTCCAAACATATATCATTAAATATTGCCTTAGCGACCTGAACGACGTGGAGATGCTGCTCGATGTCATTAAGGCTGTCGAGTCAAGTCCAGCAAATCCAGAAAATAAG TTAAAGAAAAATATACCAACTAAAGAAGAAGGGATTGCTGCCCCCATGTACCTCTTAAAACTAGAGAGAAG AGAATATGGAGACCACAGCAGAAAAGGACCTGCAGAAGAAAATCTTGTGGCAAATCCTATAGCTATTGTTCAATCTGCTGAAGGACAGGAATCTTATGAGAAGTCCAATGAGTCTTTACAGGTGAACTTTGCTGCCAGTGATGCTGGTATAGATCTAGCTACCCACTCAGTTGGTCTGGATGATAATGAAAAAGATGGAAACTGTGATGGGAGTGGAGAGTTTGGAGACTACAGCAGAAAAGGACCTGCAGAAGAAAATCTTGTGGCAACTCCTATAGCTACTGTTCAATCAGCTGATCATCATGAAAACCAAATTTATCCAGCAGCTAACTCACACAAAGGTGATGATGCCGGTGATTATGAGAAAGGGGTAATTGAAAAGTGTAATAAAATTGGAGATGCCGGTTTCAGCACCTCTAACTTATGTGGGGATGACAAAAGCAAAGGCGTAATTGAAAAGTGTCTGTTGCTGCAACGTTCTTAG